In a genomic window of Gossypium arboreum isolate Shixiya-1 chromosome 9, ASM2569848v2, whole genome shotgun sequence:
- the LOC108454679 gene encoding mitogen-activated protein kinase kinase kinase NPK1 gives MQELVGSVRRSFVFRSSTSGDDAGGGLGGFVEKIGASIRRSRIGLFAKPPAPPALPSVKKRDAPTIRWRKGELIGCGAFGRVYMGMNLDSGELLAVKQVLIAANASKEKTQAHIRELEEEVKLLQNLSHPNIVRYLGTAREDDSLNILLEFVPGGSISSLLGKFGSFPESVIRMYTKQLLLGLEYLHKNRIVHRDIKGANILVDNKGCIKLADFGASKKVVELATINGAKSMKGTPYWMAPEVILQTGHSFSADIWSVGCTVIEMATGKPPWSQQYQEVAALFHIGTTKSHPPIPEHLSPEAKDLLLKCLQKEPGLRPSASDLLQHPFVTGDYQEPHAVLRRSIMEPENLEMASGVNLRSSINSDIRSTCTGLKDVCEMGSVSCSTAFLGKFSEPGAYWRGSNCDNSMCEIDDKDDLEFNASVKFSSVLSSADLNKSFNPMCEPTEDWPPKLDQSSELRQSGVNLSLDETMEAASTAGMSGKEENGFTFLCGPPTGDDDEEVTESKIRAFLDEKALELKKLQSPLYEQFYNTLNGSLPTSVGTANGENILSLPPKSRSPKRLPSRRLSAVADAANMVSSKSRMNHFSNTAVVHDQTLQEIQPLSVEEWKGQDIISPSMSFSERQRRWKEELDQELERKREMLRKTSSPKDKFLFGQREQIQSPFPGK, from the exons ATGCAGGAGCTTGTTGGATCGGTTCGCCGGTCCTTTGTCTTTAGGTCTTCAACCTCCGGCGACGATGCCGGTGGAGGACTTGGAGGCTTTGTTGAGAAGATCGGCGCCAGCATTCGCAGATCGCGAATCGGCTTGTTCGCTAAGCCACCTGCTCCACCCGCTCTTCCTTCTGTTAAAAAAAGGGACGCTCCTACGATCCGGTGGCGGAAGGGCGAGTTGATTGGTTGTGGCGCCTTTGGTCGGGTTTACATGGGGATGAATCTTGACTCCGGCGAGTTACTAGCTGTTAAACAG GTTTTGATAGCGGCAAATGCTTCAAAGGAGAAAACACAG GCTCATATTAGAGAGCTAGAAGAAGAAGTGAAGCTACTACAGAATCTATCACATCCAAACATAGTT AGATATTTGGGCACCGCAAGAGAGGACGATTCGTTGAATATTCTATTGGAGTTTGTACCGGGTGGATCCATTTCCTCACTTTTGGGGAAGTTTGGATCTTTCCCCGAATCT GTTATAAGAATGTACACTAAACAACTTTTGTTGGGACTGGAATATCTTCACAAAAATAGAATCGTGCATAGAGACATCAAG GGAGCAAACATTCTCGTGGATAACAAGGGTTGTATCAAACTAGCGGACTTCGGTGCATCCAAGAAAGTTGTCGAGTTG GCTACAATAAATGGAGCCAAATCAATGAAGGGAACTCCATATTGGATGGCTCCTGAAGTTATTCTCCAAACTGGGCATAGCTT CTCTGCTGATATATGGAGTGTTGGCTGTACTGTGATTGAGATGGCTACTGGAAAGCCCCCTTGGAGCCAACAGTATCAGGAG GTTGCTGCTCTCTTCCATATTGGGACAACTAAATCTCATCCACCCATCCCTGAGCATCTCTCCCCTGAGGCTAAAGACCTTTTGTTAAAATGCCTACAGAA GGAACCAGGACTGAGACCTAGTGCATCAGACTTGCTTCAG CACCCCTTTGTCACTGGGGACTATCAGGAACCTCATGCGGTGCTTCGTAGATCAATTATG GAACCTGAAAATCTGGAGATGGCATCTGGGGTGAACCTGAGAAGCTC AATAAATTCGGATATCAGGTCAACCTGCACGGGTTTAAAGGACGTTTGTGAAATGGGTAGTGTGAGTTGCTCTACAGCATTTCTTGGGAAATTCTCAGAACCAGGAGCCTATTGGAGGGGAAGCAATTGTGACAATAGCATGTGTGAGATAGATGACAAAGATGATCTAGAATTTAATGCTTCTGTAAAGTTCTCCTCTGTTTTATCATCTGCTGACTTGAATAAA AGTTTCAATCCCATGTGTGAACCCACTGAAGACTGGCCACCCAAATTAGATCAAAGTTCTGAGCTACGCCAAAGTGGAGTAAATTTGTCTTTGGATGAAACAATGGAAGCTGCTAGCACTGCTGGAATGTCTGGTAAGGAGGAGAATGGCTTCACTTTTCTTTGTGGACCTCCAACAGGTGATGATGATGAAGAAGTAACAGAGTCAAAAATTAGAGCCTTCCTGGATGAAAAG GCTCTGGAACTGAAGAAGCTGCAATCTCCTCTGTATGAACAGTTCTACAACACATTGAATGGTAGTCTTCCAACTTCTGTTGGAACTGCAAATGGTGAAAATATTTTGAGCTTACCTCCTAAAAGTAGGTCACCTAAGCGGCTGCCTAGCAGAAGACTCTCAGCAGTTGCTGATGCTGCCAACATGGTCAGCTCAAAGAGTCGTATGAATCATTTCTCAAATACTGCAGTTGTTCATGACCAGACTTTACAAGAAATTCAGCCACTGTCTGTTGAGGAATGGAAAGGGCAGGATATAATTAGTCCGAG CATGAGCTTTTCTGAGAGACAAAGGAGATGGAAGGAAGAGCTTGACCAAGAGCTTGAGAGAAAGAGAG AGATGCTGCGGAAGACTTCATCTCCGAAGGATAAGTTTCTATTTGGACAAAGAGAACAAATACAGTCCCCATTTCCTGGCAAGTAA